The genomic DNA CTTCGCGGCCTACGCCGCCCGGCAGCAGGATGTGGCACGCGCCTACAAGGACACCGAGCGCTGGACGCGCATGGCCATCCACAACGTGGCGCAGGCGGGCATCTTCTCCTCGGATCGCACCATCAAGCAGTACGCCGAGGAGATCTGGCGCGTGCAGCGCATCCCCGTGGGCCCCTGAAGCACCGGAGGCCGCGGCTCCCCCCGCGGCCTCCCGCATGGCGCGAAAGAGGACGGGCTCAGCCCGCCTGGCGGATGCGCAGCCCGAAGCGGTGGCGGATGCGCTCGGCCTGCTGCGGGCAGCCCTCCCCTTCCAGACGGCCGGCCGCGTAGCGCAGGGCCGCGTCCATGTCGGGCACCGCCGCGTTGGGCACGGGCAGGGGCTTGACGTAGTTGAGCATGCTGCGCGACAGCCGCATGTGCGCGGACGTCATGACGGAGGACTGGCCGAGCAGCAGCTCGCGCAGCAAGTCCTCGTTCTTGTGGATCCACGCCGCATGCAGGTAGCGCTGCGCCACCGAGAGCACCGAGCACTGGCTCACATCGATGACACAGACGAAGCGCTCACCCCGAGCCAGGAAGGCGTCCATCTGCTCGAGGTACTGGGCGTACTGCGCATCCGACACATTCCCGCTCAGCCGCACGGACAACAACGGCCACTGCGAGTCGTCGAAAGTAATCACGGCGTTCATGCATCCCCCCGATGCGAATGACAGTCGAAGTCTGGGAGGAAGAAGGCGGGACGGCAGGCAAGGCCTGAATCCCCTGAACGTGCTCCGCGAGGCCCCCCCAGGAGCTTCGTAGTCCAGTCACCGTAGCAGATTGCAGCGCCTGCGTCACCAGGTTCAGGAATACCCATGAAAAAGGCCGCCCCGGAGTTCCGGAGCGGCCTTTGTTCCTCAAAGCAGGACAGCGGTACTACGGAGCCTCGGTCGGGCTCGACGAGTTCTGCGGGTTGCGAACCGCGCGCGTCACGAAGTTCGTCGAGTTGTCATCAGTGTCGTAGCCATTGCCTCGAAGGGCATCCGCGCCCCCCGAGCCCATGGAGGTCGAGTCGGACGTGGACACCGCCTTGCGCTCCAGGCTGCCCCCCAGGGCGGGATGGGACGGAGCGGCGTGCCCCGCGCCCCCCTCGGGGCTGTTGCCGGTTCCGTAGCCCAACAGATCCACGGCCACCGCGCCGACGGTGCCGTCCAGCCCAGGACCGATGCGGACATGGCCTCCACCGGACGTCGAGGCGGAGGAGTCGAAGGAGTAGGTGAAGTCACCCGGAACCGCCGCGTTCGAGTAGGCGGTTCCCACGAGCAGGTAGTAGCCCTTGGGCTGGATGACCGTCCCGGCGGGGATCGTGTCCGCCGCGATGTTGCTGTAGGACGTGCCCGCCGCGGACTTGTACTGCACCTTCCAGCCGCCGATCACGATCGGCTCGTTGGTCGGGTTGTACAGCTCGATGAACTCGTCCTTGGCGTTGGCACTGGAGCCACCGCTGAACTCACTGATGACGACGTGGTTGGTGAGCGGCGGGGTGACGGCCGACTCGATCGTCACGGTGCCGAAGATGCCGTTGGCCGGGTCCGCGACGCCGTTCTGGTCGCAGTAGACCCATGCCGACGAGGTGCCCGTGGCGGCGTCCTTGAAGGCGTAGCGGAAGCCGTACTTGTACGAGCCCGGCGTGGCGATGCGCAGCGTGCCGATCATCTCGTCGTTGTTGCTCACCGTGGCCGAGTACTCCCCGTTGAAGGAGATGGCCTTCCAGGTCCACGTCTCCGCGGACGTGTCCGAGGGCCCGTAGCCCAGCTGCGCGGACACGTACGGGTAGCCATCGTTGCCCGCCGTGTTGCGGTCCGTCACGCCCGGCTCGTAGAACTGGCTATAGATGACCAGGGGCGTGTTGGCGGGGGTGGTCGGGATCGTCTTCGGGTACTGGACGTTGCAGTAGTCCACGGGCGGAGCGGCCACCACACCGCACGTGTCGTTGGGGGCATTGGGTGAGCCGAAGTCGCCTCCCGACAGCGCCGAGGTGGAGTCACACCAGTACCAGGGAGAAGCATCGGCGAACGTGCCCACGACTCCCGCGGCCAGGTTCATCGCCTTGCCCGGCGTCTGCGGGAAGGACGGCGTGTAGAGGAAGTCCGTCACCGGGGTGTTCTCGTAGGCGATGCTGAACTGGCCCGAGCCATCCAGGATGATCGCATCCGGGTACTGGTAGTTGGCGGAGACCCCTCCGTTGGTGGCCAGGTCCTTGTCGTGCGCCAGGACGAAGGTGCCCTGACGCCCCACCACGACGGGCACGCTGCCCTCACCCACCTGGAAGGAGCGCGTGACCTTGGAGCTGTTCTGGTAGGTCACCGTGAGGCCATTGAGGTTGAGCAACTGGCCCGTGGTGTTCGTCAGCTCGAAGTACTCGGTGGTCGACCCCGTGGGCGAGTGCATCAGCTCGGAGAAGGCGAGCTGATTGCCCGTGGGCCGGGCCGCCGTGTCGCATGCGGCCTGGTAGCACACGGCATCCGCGCCCGGGCAGGCGGTGACCGTCTCCACCCGCTGGCAGACCGGCTGGTTGTTCTCATCGACGCAGGTGGCCGTGTAGGTGACACGGGAGACACCATCCGCCGAGCAGGTATCCGCCGGCGGCGTGCAGGCGGGAGCGCCGATGCACGGATCCGTCTGGGTGGTGGCGCTCGCGAAGGACAGGCTCGAGTTGTGGGCGTCGTCCTCCACCTTGAGGGCCAGGTAGTAGCGCGTGTTGGGCGTCAGGCCGGTGACGCTCACCACCTCCGCGGAGCCCGCGGGCAGCGGCGGATCCGTGAGCACCTGCGTGGCGGAGTCGAACGACGCCGCGTCGATGGGGCTGGTGGAGTAGCGCAGGTCGTAATTGCTGGCCGTCCCGAGCATTCCGTCATCGCCCACCGCCGTCCAGGCCAGGGGGATGAGGGTACTGGTGAGCGTCCCCTCGACCCGGAGCGTCACGGCGTCCGGCGCGAGGTCATCCACGATGTTGAACGCGTTGCTGCTCGCCCCATCCAGCGAGCCCGCCGTGGCCTCGAGCCGGAAGCCCGTGCCCTGCTGGTCCACGGTCAGCGCCGAGAAGGTCGCCACTCCCGAGGAGGGCGTCGCGGTCAGCGTGCCGCCGAGCACGGCCGAGGCATTGCCCCCCACCAGGTGCACGGAGATGTCGGGCGTGCCCACGGAGAGCACGTTGCCGGCCGCGTCGGTGATGGCCACGGACACGGAGGACAGCACCGCGCGCACCGTGCCGTTCGTGGGCTGGCTCTGGAACACCAGCTTCGCGGGAGAACCCTGCTCCACCACCGTCGAGGCCGTCGCGGTCAGCGCGCTGTTCGCCAGGTCCGTCACGGTCACCGACTGGTTGCCCACCGTCTTCAACGTCACCGGGAAGCTCTTGCGGCCCGCGTCCCCCGAGGTGAACGCGGTGTCCGCGGGGAGGACCGCCTTCGTGTCGCTCGAGGTGAAGTGGACGGTGCCCCGATAGCCCGCCGCGAGGTTGCCGAAGGCATCACGTGCCTCCACCGTCACGTTCTGGGAGGTGCCAGCGGTCACCGGGGAGGACAGCCCCGTCAACGCCAGGGTCGAGGCGGCGGCGGACGCGATGTCGAAGGACGAGCTGGTGGCCGGGGTGAGCGAACCCGCGGTGGCCTGAAGCGTATAGCCCTTGCCCGCCTGGTCGATCCGGACGGAGGAGAAGGTCGCCACACCGTCCACCGCCGACACGGTGAAGGGGCCAAAGCCCGAGGCGCCCACGACCGTCAGCGTCACCGCCGAGGTCGCCGTGTCGACGAGCGCTCCCGCCGAGTCCCGGATCTCCACCTTGATGGGCGCCAGCGCGACTCCCGCCGTGCCGCTCTGGGGCTGCACACTGAAAGCGAGCTGCGTGGCGTTGAGCGCCAACGTGGAGACCAGCCGTGACGCCGAGCGCACGGAGTGGCCCGCGTTGTCCGTCACCTTCAGGGCCACGTAATAGCTGCGGCTCTGGGAGAGGCCGTTGATCACCGCCGACTCGGCACTGCCCGCCGGCTTGGGCGCACCCACGGACACCGGGGTGGCCGCCGCGAAGGCCGCGTCCGAGGTGATGTCCGACGTGGAGTAGCGCAGTTCCTGGCTGCTGGCCGTCCCCTCCGTCCCATCATCGCCCACCGCCGTCCAGGCGACGGTGACCGAGGTGGCCGTGGAGCCCGACTGCGTGAGCACGGGAGTCGCGGGAGACACGTCGTCCGTGAGGGTGAAGGCGGCGCTGGTCGCCGCGTCCAGACCGGCCGCCGTGGCCGTCAGCGTGTAGCCCACGTTCTCCTGCGCGATGGAGAGGCCCGAGAAGGTGGCCACGCCGTCCACGGGCGCCACCGAGGTGCTCCCCGTCAGCGTGCCGCCCTTGTCGAGCGAGAGCTTCACCTCGGGGGACGACGCGGGGACCCGGTTACCCAGGGCATCCGTCAGGGTCACCTGCACGCCAAAGGGCGCGCGGACGGACGTGTCGACGGGCTGTTGGGTGAAGACGAGCTTCCGGGCCGCTCCCGGCAGGACGGAGAACGACACCGAGCCGGAGAGGGCCGGGTTCCCCACGTCCGTCACCGTCACCTGGCGGCTCCCCACCGTCTTCAGCGTGACGCCCCCCGAGAAGTCGTGGTGGCCCTGCGCGGCCGGGGTGAAGGTGTAGTCCGCGGGCAACGAGGCCGAGGCATCATCGGAAGTGAAGTGCACGGTGCCCGTGTACGAAGTCACCATGTTGCCGAAGGCATCGGCCACCGAGAGGCCGAGGCTCACCGGGTTGCCAGCCGTCACGGTCGTCTCCGACGCCGTCAGGCGCAGCGAAGCGGGCGCGGCGGGCAGCACATCGAAGGCGGGGCTCGTCGCGTCCGGCAACCCGTCCACCCGGGCCACCAGCGTGTAGTCCGTCGCGGCCTTCTCGATCACCAACGAAGTGAAGCGCGCCACGCCGTTCACCGCCGCCATCGACACCGTGCCCTGGAGCGAGGCACCCTCGGGAGAGGCCCCGAGCGAGACCGTCACGGTGTCACTCGCGCCCGCCACCGTCTCACCCGCCTCGTTCTGGATGACCACCTCGAGCGCCTCCAGGGGCTCACCGGCGGTGCCGAAACCGGGCACCGAGGTGAAGGCCAGCCGGGTGGCCGACTCCAGGACGAACTCGACGGAGGGACGCGACGCCAACGTCACGGCGCCGCCCTCGTCCTCCACGGAGACCGTCACCGTCTTGCTCTCCGCGACGGTGGAGGAGAGCTTCGCGCTCGCCACGCCCTCCGCGTCGGTGGGGCCCGAGGGCTGCTGCACCGTGTTGCCCAGACCCGAGGCCGACACCGTCACCGCGCGCCCGGCCAGGGGCGAGCCATCCGCCTTGAGCACCGTCACCCGGATGTCGACGCTGTCCTTGCCATTGGCCCGAGCCCCCCGAGCCGGATTCACCTCCACCGACGAGCGCTCCGCGTCCGGCATCTCCCGCGCCGGCGGAGTGGGCGGGGGATTGTCGCGACATCCCGTCCCGGTCAGGGACAAACCGAGCAACAGCGCACTGCACGCGAGCCATCGCGCGAGCGGGGGAGGGCCATGCGTCATGAACAGCTCCAGGCGGAGGGGAAAACGGCACCCGTCAGCCAGGAGGGCTCCACGGGCACGAAGTGCCTTGTATCAGACCCCTCCTGACTGGAAAAACACAGCGGAGGAAGAATGCTCGCCTAGAAGCCCATGGCGCGCAGCATCAGCCCGGAGCCGAGCAGGGACTGGCCTCCGTCACACACCATGAGCGAACCGGTCACGTACGCAGCGGCATCCGATGCCAGGAAAAGCGCGAGTTGCGCGATGTCCTGCTTGGTCCCGAAACGTCCCAGGGGAAGCGCGCCCAGCAGCTTCTCGCGCACGTCCTCGCCGGGGGCGAGCCGGCGCATGCCCTCGGTGTCGTCGATGGGCCCCGGGGTGATGGAGTTGACGCGCACGCCCGCCCCACCCCACTCGATGGCGAGGGTGCGGGTGAGCATGTCCACGCCGGCCTTGGCGGCGCACACATGGGACTGCATGGCCATGGGCAGGTAGGCCTGGGGCGCGGAGATGTTGAGCACGCACGCGCCCGGCTTGCGCAGATGATCGAAGGCGGCACGGCACGTGTTGAAGGTGCCCAGCACGTCGATCTCCAGCACCGAGCGGAAGGCATTGGAGGACATGCCGACCGCGGGAGCGGGGAAGTTGCCGGCCGCGCCGCACACGAGGATGTCGAGTTCCCCGTAGGCGTCCCGCGCCGTCTGGAGGGCCTTCTCCATGGCGTCGTACTGACGCACGTCCGCGGCCACGCCCAGGGCGGTGCCATGGGCCTGCAGACCCTTCACCGCCGCCTCCAGCTTCTCCACGTTGCGGCCGTTGATGACGACCTTGGCGCCCGCCTTCACGAAGGCCTCGGCGATGCCGAGGTTGATGCCACTGCTGCCGCCGGTGATGAACGCCACCTTGCCCGCCAGCAACCCGTCCCGGAACACGCTCTGCGTCATGTCACTCCCCTTCATCTCGACCCAGGGGAGCGACTCTGAGCCAAAGCGCGGACAGCGTCCACGCCCACGCTCAGCCGAACTCGACCACCTTCATGCCGAAGAGCCGTTCCACGGACTGGATGAGCTCGTCACTCACCTGGACCTTGTGCGCGAGGTTGCCGATCAGCGCCTCCGCCTCGTTGGCGAACAAGAGGCTCACCGCCATGGGCGTGGCGCCCTCGTACTTCTTCACGATCTCCGCGAGCTTCACCAGCCGATCATCCGTGGCCAGGTCCACCGGCACGCGCAGCTCCAGGCGCTTGGTGCGCTTTTCCCGCACGGCCTTGAGGCTCTGGATGTCCTCCACGATGAGCTCCGCCACGGGCGTGTCCTCGTCGCGCTGGTTGATCTGCACCGTGCCCGTCACGAGGATGGGATCATCGTTCTTGAGCAAGGGCTCCCAGTGCTCGAAGCCGGGCTTGGGGCCGGACTTCATCCACTTGCCATCCTTGCCCATCACGTTGCGCGTGCCGTCCTTGCCCGGGAAGCACACGAGCTCGAGGGAGCCGGACAGGTCCTCCAGCGTCACCCACGCCATGCGCTTGCCCGTCTTGGTGGGCCGCTCGCGCAGCGCCGCCACCACGCCCGCGATGGTCAGCTTCTCGTCCTTGCGCGCGCGCTGCACCGCGGTGATGGGCCGCGCGTAGCGCTTGAGCTCCTTGTCGTACTGGTGCAGCGGGTGCCCCGACACGTAGAAGCCGATGGCTTCCTTCTCCAGCGACAGGCGCTCCTTCTCCGACCACTCCTCCACCTGGGCGTAGTCGTCCTTCATCGCGCCGCCGCCCGAGCCACCGCCCCCGAGCATCCCGAAGAGCGAACTCTGCCCGGCCGCCTTGTCCTTCTGGCTGCTCGAGCCGCGGTTCATCGCGCGCTCGATGCTCTCGAAGATCTGCCGGCGCGGGCGCTTCTCGAAGTCGAAGGAGCCCGCCTTCACCAGCGCTTCGAGCACCTTGCGGTTGACGCGCCGCGAGTCCACGCGCTCGCAGAAGTCGAACAGGCTCTTGAAGGCCCCTTCCTGGCGCGCCTCGACGATGGACTCGATGGCGCCCTCGCCCACGCCCTTGATGGCGCCCAGGCCGAAGCGGATCTTCCCCTCCACCGCACCAAAGGCCATGTCCGATTGGTTCACGTCCGGCGGCAGCACCTGCACGCCCGACTGGCGCGCTTCGCCGATGTGCAGCACCACCTTGTCGGTGTTGTCCTTCTCGCTCGTGAGAAGGGCCGCCATGAACTCCACGCGGTAGTGCGCCTTGAGCCACGCGGTGTGCAGTGTCACGAGGCCGTAGGCCGCCGAGTGGCTCTTGTTGAAGCCGTATTCGGCGAACTTCTCCATCAGGTCGAAGATTTCCCCCGCGACCTTCAGGTCCACGTTGTTGTTCTTGCAACCCTCGAGGAAGCCGGCCCGTTCGGCCTGCATGACCTCGGCCTTCTTCTTGCCCATGGCGCGGCGAAGCAGGTCCGCGCGGCCCAGGGTGTAGCCTCCCAGCACCTGGGAGATCTGCATCACCTGTTCCTGGTAGACGATGACGCCGTAGGTGTCCTTGAGGACGGGCTCGAGCAGCGGGTGCGGATAGACCACCGGCTCGCGGCCGTGCTTGCGGTTGATGAACACGTCCACCATGCCCGAGTCGAGCGGGCCCGGGCGGTAGAGCGCGCCCGCGGCGATGACGTCTTCGAAGCAGCTCGGCTTGAGCTTCATCACCATTTCGGTGAAGCCGCTGGATTCCATCTGGAACACGCCGGCGGTGTCGCCCTCCGCCATGAGCTTCCACACCTCGGCGTCATCCAGCGGGATGTCCTCGCGCTCGATCTTCTTGCCGTTGGGCGGGTTGCGGTTGACCAGGTTGAGCGCGTTCTGGATGACGGTGAGCGTCTTGAGGCCGAGGAAGTCGAACTTCACCAGGCCCGCGGCCTCCACCTCGTCCTTGGCGAACTGGGTGATGAGGGTGTCCTGGCCCGGGGGCTGGTAGGTGGGCACGAACTCCCACAGGGGCTTGTCCGCGATCACCACGCCGGCCGCGTGCATGCCGGGCTGGCGGTGCAGGCCCTCCAGGGCCATGGCGATCTCCAGCACGTCCTTGGTGGTGACGTCCTTGCCGTCCACCTGGCCGATGGCGCTCGGCTTCTCCATCATCTCCTTGAGCCGGGGCTCCTGCTCGATGGCGTCCTTGAGCGTGATGCCGAGCACTTCCGGCACCAGCTTGGCGATGCGGTCTCCCTCGCTGAAGGGCAGCGCGAACACGCGGCACACGTCGCGCAGCACGCTCTTGGCCTTGAGCGAGCCGAAGGTGATGATCTGCCCGACGTTGTTCTCCCCGTACTTGCGGCCCACGTACTTGATGACCTCGTCGCGCCGGTCCTGGCAGAAGTCGACGTCGAAGTCGGGCATCGACACGCGCTCGGGGTTGAGGAAGCGCTCGAAGAGCAGGTTGTACGGGAGCGGATCCAGGTCGGTGATGCGCAGGCAGTAGGCCACGAGGCTGCCCGCGCCCGAGCCACGGCCCGGGCCCACTGGAATCCCGTGCTGCTTGGCCCAGTTGATGAAGTCCTGGACGATGAGGAAGTAGCCGCTGAACCCCATCTTCAGGATGACGCCGATCTCCAGCTCCAGGCGGGCCTTGTAGGGCTCGCGGTCCACGGGCGGCTGGCCCGCGCGGAAGCGCGCCGTGTCGATCTCCATGAAGCGCTCTTCCAGGTTCTTGCGCGCCAGCTCCGCCATGTAGCTGTCGGCGGTGGAGCCCTCGGGCACCTGGAAGGTGGGCAGCATGGGCTTGCCGAGCTTCAGCTCCAGGTTGATCTGCTCCACGATCCGCTGGGTGTTGTGCACGGCCTCGGGCGTGTCATGGAAGTACTCGAGCATCTCCTGGGGGCTCGTGACGTAGAGCTTGTCCGTGGAGTGCTTCATGCGCTTGCCATCCGCGAGCGTCTTGCCGCTGGCGATGCAC from Melittangium boletus DSM 14713 includes the following:
- a CDS encoding lamin tail domain-containing protein translates to MTHGPPPLARWLACSALLLGLSLTGTGCRDNPPPTPPAREMPDAERSSVEVNPARGARANGKDSVDIRVTVLKADGSPLAGRAVTVSASGLGNTVQQPSGPTDAEGVASAKLSSTVAESKTVTVSVEDEGGAVTLASRPSVEFVLESATRLAFTSVPGFGTAGEPLEALEVVIQNEAGETVAGASDTVTVSLGASPEGASLQGTVSMAAVNGVARFTSLVIEKAATDYTLVARVDGLPDATSPAFDVLPAAPASLRLTASETTVTAGNPVSLGLSVADAFGNMVTSYTGTVHFTSDDASASLPADYTFTPAAQGHHDFSGGVTLKTVGSRQVTVTDVGNPALSGSVSFSVLPGAARKLVFTQQPVDTSVRAPFGVQVTLTDALGNRVPASSPEVKLSLDKGGTLTGSTSVAPVDGVATFSGLSIAQENVGYTLTATAAGLDAATSAAFTLTDDVSPATPVLTQSGSTATSVTVAWTAVGDDGTEGTASSQELRYSTSDITSDAAFAAATPVSVGAPKPAGSAESAVINGLSQSRSYYVALKVTDNAGHSVRSASRLVSTLALNATQLAFSVQPQSGTAGVALAPIKVEIRDSAGALVDTATSAVTLTVVGASGFGPFTVSAVDGVATFSSVRIDQAGKGYTLQATAGSLTPATSSSFDIASAAASTLALTGLSSPVTAGTSQNVTVEARDAFGNLAAGYRGTVHFTSSDTKAVLPADTAFTSGDAGRKSFPVTLKTVGNQSVTVTDLANSALTATASTVVEQGSPAKLVFQSQPTNGTVRAVLSSVSVAITDAAGNVLSVGTPDISVHLVGGNASAVLGGTLTATPSSGVATFSALTVDQQGTGFRLEATAGSLDGASSNAFNIVDDLAPDAVTLRVEGTLTSTLIPLAWTAVGDDGMLGTASNYDLRYSTSPIDAASFDSATQVLTDPPLPAGSAEVVSVTGLTPNTRYYLALKVEDDAHNSSLSFASATTQTDPCIGAPACTPPADTCSADGVSRVTYTATCVDENNQPVCQRVETVTACPGADAVCYQAACDTAARPTGNQLAFSELMHSPTGSTTEYFELTNTTGQLLNLNGLTVTYQNSSKVTRSFQVGEGSVPVVVGRQGTFVLAHDKDLATNGGVSANYQYPDAIILDGSGQFSIAYENTPVTDFLYTPSFPQTPGKAMNLAAGVVGTFADASPWYWCDSTSALSGGDFGSPNAPNDTCGVVAAPPVDYCNVQYPKTIPTTPANTPLVIYSQFYEPGVTDRNTAGNDGYPYVSAQLGYGPSDTSAETWTWKAISFNGEYSATVSNNDEMIGTLRIATPGSYKYGFRYAFKDAATGTSSAWVYCDQNGVADPANGIFGTVTIESAVTPPLTNHVVISEFSGGSSANAKDEFIELYNPTNEPIVIGGWKVQYKSAAGTSYSNIAADTIPAGTVIQPKGYYLLVGTAYSNAAVPGDFTYSFDSSASTSGGGHVRIGPGLDGTVGAVAVDLLGYGTGNSPEGGAGHAAPSHPALGGSLERKAVSTSDSTSMGSGGADALRGNGYDTDDNSTNFVTRAVRNPQNSSSPTEAP
- the dnaE gene encoding DNA polymerase III subunit alpha, which codes for MSFTHLHLHSLYSLLDGAIRMKDLIKTVKEKGMSSVAVTDHGNMFATIDFYKKAKDAGIKPIIGMETYVAGPKGREDRTEKVGHHLILLAKNKEGYDNLKYLSSMAYRQGFYYHPRIDKKLLADHSKGLFALTACLGGEVTGAAFRGDMDHARRAALEYKNIFEPGQFFLEVQSNGMPEQETANTNLKQLSRDLDIPLCATADAHYIKKEDARAHELLMCIASGKTLADGKRMKHSTDKLYVTSPQEMLEYFHDTPEAVHNTQRIVEQINLELKLGKPMLPTFQVPEGSTADSYMAELARKNLEERFMEIDTARFRAGQPPVDREPYKARLELEIGVILKMGFSGYFLIVQDFINWAKQHGIPVGPGRGSGAGSLVAYCLRITDLDPLPYNLLFERFLNPERVSMPDFDVDFCQDRRDEVIKYVGRKYGENNVGQIITFGSLKAKSVLRDVCRVFALPFSEGDRIAKLVPEVLGITLKDAIEQEPRLKEMMEKPSAIGQVDGKDVTTKDVLEIAMALEGLHRQPGMHAAGVVIADKPLWEFVPTYQPPGQDTLITQFAKDEVEAAGLVKFDFLGLKTLTVIQNALNLVNRNPPNGKKIEREDIPLDDAEVWKLMAEGDTAGVFQMESSGFTEMVMKLKPSCFEDVIAAGALYRPGPLDSGMVDVFINRKHGREPVVYPHPLLEPVLKDTYGVIVYQEQVMQISQVLGGYTLGRADLLRRAMGKKKAEVMQAERAGFLEGCKNNNVDLKVAGEIFDLMEKFAEYGFNKSHSAAYGLVTLHTAWLKAHYRVEFMAALLTSEKDNTDKVVLHIGEARQSGVQVLPPDVNQSDMAFGAVEGKIRFGLGAIKGVGEGAIESIVEARQEGAFKSLFDFCERVDSRRVNRKVLEALVKAGSFDFEKRPRRQIFESIERAMNRGSSSQKDKAAGQSSLFGMLGGGGSGGGAMKDDYAQVEEWSEKERLSLEKEAIGFYVSGHPLHQYDKELKRYARPITAVQRARKDEKLTIAGVVAALRERPTKTGKRMAWVTLEDLSGSLELVCFPGKDGTRNVMGKDGKWMKSGPKPGFEHWEPLLKNDDPILVTGTVQINQRDEDTPVAELIVEDIQSLKAVREKRTKRLELRVPVDLATDDRLVKLAEIVKKYEGATPMAVSLLFANEAEALIGNLAHKVQVSDELIQSVERLFGMKVVEFG
- a CDS encoding SDR family oxidoreductase, whose product is MTQSVFRDGLLAGKVAFITGGSSGINLGIAEAFVKAGAKVVINGRNVEKLEAAVKGLQAHGTALGVAADVRQYDAMEKALQTARDAYGELDILVCGAAGNFPAPAVGMSSNAFRSVLEIDVLGTFNTCRAAFDHLRKPGACVLNISAPQAYLPMAMQSHVCAAKAGVDMLTRTLAIEWGGAGVRVNSITPGPIDDTEGMRRLAPGEDVREKLLGALPLGRFGTKQDIAQLALFLASDAAAYVTGSLMVCDGGQSLLGSGLMLRAMGF